A DNA window from Hordeum vulgare subsp. vulgare chromosome 1H, MorexV3_pseudomolecules_assembly, whole genome shotgun sequence contains the following coding sequences:
- the LOC123394925 gene encoding uncharacterized protein LOC123394925, which translates to MRWSSTGQARLLGHCRPPGSSSNSVEDTDSATSDSSSTLSLSDYEADDRRLEETYHLVQKSPEHPPRLEEERRSKVGHKGVTAPPSKHHKNITKKCIAYDDVAEASGTGQPYATNNADTQCHDDVISSDERLNYLIISPSVPNYLSILEYLVVMKVGAWGAPDGSPQDINAESRPQRLESITIYSVESPGVCGIKGFSFKYVDQQGSSVKSAIWGSNSGNPNTIEMREGEQLKLVGGTFDNEGIGSLTLETNTTKHKTYGYPVQGGEFSLPLPQGKGELVAFFGRSDVTLKALGVYVKGSPAKVGKWGAKSGAPRDIRPDADPCKLESFTIHSSERIHGFSFTYLTKSDQAISVPLWGKKAGEEHTIFMNQSEYVSSITGAYDTYGITFLNFDTNQGASHTFGRNPSAGTKTFSVPLPDNGALDDAAAVAFFGSSGDSLVAIGAYVGVAPE; encoded by the exons atgagATGGTCCAGCACAGGCCAAGCGCGACTCCTCGGTCATTGCCGTCCCCCTGGCTCGTCGTCCAATTCGGTCGAGGACACTGATTCGGCCACATCCGATTCATCGTCCACACTGTCTCTTAGTGATTATGAAGCTGACGATCGGAGGCTTGAGGAGACGTACCATTTGGTTCAGAAGTCTCCGGAACATCCTCCAAGGCTAGAGGAGGAGCGCCGCAGCAAGGTGGGGCACAAGGGTGTGACTGCCCCACCATCCAAGCATcataagaacatcaccaagaAGTGCATCGCCTACGATGATGTTGCCGAGGCCTCGGGTACAGGCCAACCATACGCCACCAACAATGCCGACACCCAGTGCCACGACGACGTCATCTCTTCTGATGAGCGGTTGAATTACTTAATTATTAGTCCGTCTGTTCCAAATTATCTGTCGATTTTGGAGTATCTT GTTGTGATGAAGGTTGGTGCATGGGGTGCACCAGACGGATCCCCTCAGGATATCAACGCCGAAAGCAGGCCCCAACGCCTAGAGAGCATCACCATCTATAGCGTCGAATCTCCTGGGGTATGCGGCATCAAAGGTTTCTCCTTCAAATACGTGGACCAGCAGGGGAGCAGCGTCAAGAGCGCCATCTGGGGCAGCAACAGCGGGAATCCCAACACCATTGAAATGAGGGAAGGCGAGCAGCTCAAGCTCGTGGGCGGCACCTTCGACAATGAGGGCATCGGATCGCTCACGCTAGAAACGAACACGACCAAGCACAAGACCTACGGGTATCCGGTGCAGGGAGGCGAGTTCAGCTTGCCGCTGCCGCAGGGGAAAGGCGAGTTGGTCGCCTTCTTTGGCCGCTCAGACGTGACCCTCAAGGCGTTGGGCGTCTACGTGAAAGGCTCGCCCGCCAAGGTCGGTAAGTGGGGCGCCAAAAGCGGCGCACCACGGGACATCAGGCCAGATGCCGATCCGTGCAAGCTGGAGAGCTTCACCATCCACAGCAGCGAGCGCATCCATGGCTTCTCCTTCACCTACCTTACCAAGAGTGACCAGGCCATTAGTGTCCCCCTCTGGGGCAAGAAAGCTGGAGAGGAGCATACC ATTTTCATGAACCAAAGCGAGTACGTGAGCAGCATCACCGGCGCTTACGACACCTATGGCATCACCTTCCTCAATTTCGACACCAACCAGGGGGCTTCGCACACGTTCGGGCGCAACCCATCTGCAGGGACTAAGACCTTTAGCGTGCCGCTGCCGGACAACGGTGCACTGGATGATGCGGCCGCGGTCGCCTTCTTCGGCAGCTCCGGGGATAGCCTCGTCGCCATCGGCGCCTACGTCGGGGTCGCGCCCGAATGA
- the LOC123394933 gene encoding protein trichome birefringence-like 8: MHVRHATIFSVLLVLFVLSVIVTQKPLFPTRSPPRLINHVNGGCDYSDGKWVRDITATTTTYGEDCPFLDPGFRCMQNGRNDSSFRQWRWQPRHGSCHLPKFNASDMLERSRNGRIVFVGDSIGRNQWESMLCMLAAAVPAGSRIKEKFGKPLSRHKGYLSMVFADYNLSMEYYRAPMLVKVDRLPPTSDGAIKRAIRLDVVPWHAARWASADVLVLNTGHWWNLHKTIKSGNYFTLGDRFNVTTNIKEAFRRSLQTVKDWALTNPRLSKRGHLFFRSYSPSHYRNRTWDTGGSCTDQWDPLTTITSERDQQEHSWINTMISSVARSMRRRHGMNKDAVFLNITYTTGLRRDGHPSRYREPETPSDAPEDCSHWCLPGVPDVWNQMMYGHLVSMGFDMGSINR; encoded by the exons ATGCATGTTAGACATGCTACAATCTTCTCCGTCTTGCTCGTCCTCTTCGTGCTCTCCGTCATCGTCACACAGAAGCCCCTCTTCCCGACTCGGTCACCGCCGCGTCTCATCAACCACGTCAACGGTGGGTGCGATTACTCCGACGGGAAATGGGTGAGGGACATCACCGCCACCACCACGACCTATGGGGAGGACTGCCCGTTCCTCGACCCCGGCTTCCGTTGCATGCAGAACGGCCGAAACGACTCGTCCTTTCGTCAGTGGCGCTGGCAACCTCGCCATGGCAGCTGCCACCTCCCTAA GTTTAACGCGTCCGATATGCTGGAGAGGAGCCGGAACGGCCGGATCGTGTTCGTCGGCGACTCCATCGGTCGCAACCAATGGGAGTCCATGTTGTgcatgctcgccgccgccgtgccGGCCGGTTCGAGGATAAAAGAGAAGTTCGGGAAGCCCCTGAGCCGGCACAAGGGCTACCTCTCCATGGTCTTTGCGGATTACAACCTCTCCATGGAGTACTACCGCGCGCCCATGCTCGTCAAGGTCGACCGTCTCCCGCCGACGAGCGATGGCGCAATCAAGAGGGCCATCCGGCTTGACGTGGTGCCGTGGCATGCCGCCCGCTGGGCCAGCGCCGATGTGCTCGTCCTCAACACGGGTCACTGGTGGAACCTGCATAAGACCATCAAATC AGGAAACTATTTCACCCTGGGCGATCGGTTCAACGTGACAACAAACATCAAGGAAGCATTCCGACGGTCTTTGCAGACGGTGAAAGATTGGGCACTGACCAATCCCCGACTCTCCAAGAGGGGCCACCTCTTCTTCAGGAGCTATTCCCCATCACACTACCGCAATCGGACATGGGACACGGGTGGCTCCTGCACGGACCAATGGGATCCGCTCACGACGATCACGAGTGAGAGGGACCAGCAGGAGCACTCGTGGATCAACACAATGATCTCGAGTGTGGCACGGAGCATGAGGAGACGGCATGGGATGAACAAGGATGCGGTGTTCTTGAACATAACATACACGACGGGCTTGAGGAGGGATGGGCATCCGTCGCGGTACCGGGAGCCCGAGACGCCATCGGATGCGCCCGAGGATTGTAGCCACTGGTGCCTGCCGGGTGTGCCGGACGTGTGGAACCAGATGATGTACGGGCACCTCGTGTCCATGGGATTCGACATGGGGTCGATTAATAGATAG
- the LOC123424045 gene encoding rust resistance kinase Lr10-like, with amino-acid sequence MRKLLSIALLLLLPLINHGIYLATAWDDKDFFKYCPPSQCSEHGPEIRYPFCLESSNTSSCGCPGRSIRKLACSGQDTILFHPVLGPYSVSAIDYRRSSMKIFPLVDPCLVLKQKLVISRNSSSPQVDVFNDKMPSLDRFFFRSSTIVLVHCSREFAPGAADGIAGPVSCLSNTTHYFYLVDGYVETSILPLDCKVIPVSDGVGVSLTPMYQSCDPIDYPQSFKEDAETFLSSAETTVCLNEYICRQCELSGQRCAFSSQRNLPFCMPGGSHVKVIAATSSVAAFVVLLLTVATVLYLSLKTRYNAEIHLKVEMFLKTYGTSKPTRYTFSQVKKMARRFKEKVGQGGFGSVYKGKLPNGVPVAVKMLENSTGEGEVFINEVATIGLIHHANIVRLLGFCSEGMRRALIYEFMPKESLEKYIFSDDPNIFQNLLVPDKLLDIALGIARGMEYLHQGCNQRILHFDIKPHNILLDYNFNPKISDFGLAKLCRRDQSIVTLTAARGTMGYIAPEVYSRNFGGVSYKSDVFSFGMLVLEMVSGRRNSDPSTESRNDVYLPEWIYEKVINGEELALTLEATQEEKEKVRQLAMVALWCIQWNPRNRPSMTKVVNMLTGRLQSLQMPPKPFVSYENEPMM; translated from the exons ATGCGTAAATTACTTTCCATagccctgctgctgctgctgcctctGATCAACCACGGAATCTACCTGGCAACGGCATGGGACGATAAAGATTTCTTCAAATACTGCCCACCGTCCCAGTGCAGCGAACACGGCCCAGAGATCAGGTATCCTTTCTGCCTTGAATCCAGCAATACATCATCATGTGGATGTCCCGGCAGATCAATCAGGAAGTTAGCATGCTCTGGTCAAGACACCATCCTTTTTCACCCAGTTCTTGGCCCATACAGTGTCAGTGCCATAGATTACAGGCGTTCTTCAATGAAGATTTTCCCGCTTGTAGACCCATGTTTGGTGCTCAAGCAGAAGCTCGTCATCTCCAGAAACTCATCATCTCCACAAGTTGATGTTTTCAACGATAAGATGCCAAGTCTTGACCGATTTTTCTTCCGGAGTTCTACTATAGTCCTGGTGCACTGTTCAAGAGAGTTTGCACCTGGTGCTGCCGATGGGATTGCTGGCCCAGTCTCCTGCCTTAGCAACACAACCCACTACTTTTATTTGGTGGATGGTTATGTAGAAACTTCTATTCTTCCGTTGGACTGCAAGGTCATCCCTGTATCAGATGGTGTCGGTGTCAGTCTGACACCCATGTATCAGAGTTGCGACCCAATAGACTACCCACAGTCCTTCAAGGAAGATGCAGAAACATTCCTCAGTTCTGCTGAGACCACGGTGTGTTTGAATGAATACATATGCAGACAATGTGAGCTAAGTGGGCAACGCTGCGCGTTCAGCTCACAACGGAATCTACCATTCTGTATGCCTGGCG GTTCCCATGTCAAAGTCATCGCAG CTACGTCATCGGTGGCCGCATTTGTTGTTCTTTTGTTAACGGTGGCCACTGTGCTTTATCTTTCACTCAAGACAAGATATAACGCGGAGATACATTTGAAGGTCGAAATGTTTCTCAAGACATATGGAACATCGAAACCCACGAGGTACACTTTCTCTCAAGTTAAGAAGATGGCAAGACGGTTTAAGGAAAAAGTAGGGCAGGGAGGATTTGGAAGTGTCTACAAAGGCAAGCTACCAAATGGAGTGCCTGTGGCAGTCAAGATGCTAGAGAACTCTACAGGAGAGGGAGAAGTATTCATCAACGAAGTTGCAACCATCGGACTAATCCACCATGCCAATATTGTCCGCCTCCTGGGATTCTGCTCTGAAGGAATGAGACGGGCTCTTATTTACGAATTCATGCCTAAAGAGTCACTGGAGAAATACATATTCTCTGATGACCCTAACATTTTTCAGAACCTTCTGGTACCAGACAAGCTGCTGGATATTGCTTTAGGcatcgccagaggaatggagTACCTACATCAAGGGTGCAACCAGCGCATCCTCCACTTTGACATCAAGCCTCACAATATCCTGCTCGACTACAACttcaatccaaagatctcagactTTGGCCTTGCAAAGCTGTGCAGAAGGGACCAAAGCATCGTCACATTAACTGCAGCAAGAGGCACAATGGGTTACATTGCACCAGAGGTATACTCCCGGAACTTTGGGGGAGTATCGTACAAGTCAGACGTGTTCAGTTTCGGCATGCTGGTGCTAGAGATGGTGAGCGGAAGGAGGAACTCAGATCCAAGTACTGAGAGTCGGAACGATGTTTACCTCCCGGAGTGGATCTACGAGAAAGTGATCAATGGGGAGGAGTTGGCGCTTACTCTGGAAGCGActcaagaagagaaagagaaggtgAGGCAGCTGGCGATGGTGGCACTGTGGTGCATCCAGTGGAACCCGAGAAACCGGCCGTCGATGACGAAGGTTGTTAACATGCTAACAGGGAGGCTGCAGAGCCTGCAGATGCCACCAAAGCCGTTCGTCTCATATGAAAACGAACCTATGATGTAA